From Cucumis melo cultivar AY chromosome 1, USDA_Cmelo_AY_1.0, whole genome shotgun sequence, a single genomic window includes:
- the LOC103489622 gene encoding ent-kaur-16-ene synthase, chloroplastic isoform X1 codes for MNLSRPTNLGCFTPSSSASLFPGLDVDTKTKTGALRFEDTKERIQKLFKNVELSVSAYDTAWVAMVPSPNSLNKPLFPECINWVLDHQNPDGSWGILHDHQLVMKATLLSTLACVLTLKRWNIGHDHMSKALSFIKSNIASATDENQRSPVGFDIIFPGMIEYAKDLNLNLPLASMNVDALVQKKELELRSCCSNSEGGKAYLAYVSEGIGKLQDWDMVMQYQRKNGSLFSSPSTTAVAFMHRNDDGCFNYLRSILQKFHSSVPAIYPLDIYARLHMVDSLQKLGIDRHFKDEIRSVLDETYRCWMQGEENIFLDASTCAMAFRMLRVEGYDVSSDQLTQFSEDLFPNCLGGHLKDFGASLELFKASQIIIYPDEFILENINSWTSRFLNHGLSGGSVHSDRTERLVKQEAVNAFEFPYNSTLERLSNKRALESYSGDIVRISKTTYACLNFGHQDFLELAVEDFNTLQCIHRKELKELEKWVIENKLDKLKFARQKLAYCYFSAAATLTSPELCDARLSWAKNGVLTTVVDDFFDVGGSEEELVNLIQLVEKWDASGEAGYCSKEVEIIFLALHSTICEIGEKALPWQGRSVTRNVIDIWLALLESMRKEAEWLKNKVVPSLDEYMENGYVSFALGPIVLPTLYFVGPKLPEEIIGNCEYQKLFKLMSTSGRLLNDTRTFDRESSEGKLNALSLYLISAGGKLSKEEATEAMKGDVDRTRRELLRLVLQENSTIPRACKDLFWKMSCVVHLFYRKDDGFTSHELMNSAKALFELPMVLDELLNKRNTKEIS; via the exons CTTCTCTATTCCCTGGATTGGATGTGgacacaaaaacaaaaactgGAGCTTTG CgctttgaagatacaaaagaaagaatccaaaaattgttcaaaaatgTTGAACTTTCAGTTTCTGCATATGATACTGCATGGGTGGCAATGGTCCCTTCTCCAAACTCTCTTAATAAACCTCTTTTTCCGGAGTGCATAAACTGGGTATTAGATCATCAAAACCCTGATGGATCATGGGGCATACTCCATGACCATCAGTTGGTGATGAAAGCCACTCTCTTATCCACATTAGCATGTGTTCTTACTCTTAAACGATGGAATATTGGTCATGATCATATGAGCAAGG CCCTTAGTTTTATCAAGTCTAATATAGCTTCAGCTACTGATGAGAATCAACGTTCTCCTGTGGGATTTGACATAATTTTCCCTGGTATGATTGAGTATGCTAAAGACTTGAATTTGAATCTACCCTTGGCATCAATGAATGTGGATGCTTTGGTTCAAAAGAAAGAGTTGGAGCTTAGAAG CTGCTGTAGCAACTCTGAAGGAGGAAAAGCCTATTTAGCGTATGTTTCAGAAGGAATTGGAAAGTTACAGGACTGGGATATGGTCATGCAATATCAAAGGAAGAACGGATCACTGTTTAGTTCTCCATCCACCACAGCAGTGGCTTTTATGCACAGAAATGATGATGGCTGCTTTAATTACCTTCGCTCAATCTTACAAAAGTTTCATAGTTCAG TTCCCGCAATATATCCTCTTGATATATATGCTCGTTTACACATGGTTGATAGCCTTCAAAAACTGGGGATTGATCGCCATTTCAAAGATGAGATTAGAAGTGTATTAGATGAAACGTACAG ATGTTGGATGCAAGGAGAGGAAAATATATTCCTAGATGCTTCAACTTGTGCAATGGCCTTCCGGATGTTACGTGTTGAAGGATATGATGTTTCTTCAG ATCAATTGACTCAATTCTCAGAAGATCTCTTTCCAAATTGCCTTGGAGGACATTTAAAAGACTTTGGTGCCTCACTAGAGTTATTTAAGGCCTCCCAGATTATCATTTATCCGGATGAGTTTATTCTGGAAAATATAAACTCTTGGACTAGTCGTTTCCTGAATCATGGATTATCTGGTGGTTCGGTTCATTCTGATAGAACTGAGAGACTCGTGAAACAAGAG GCAGTTAATGCTTTCGAGTTCCCCTATAATTCAACTCTGGAACGCTTATCAAATAAGCGAGCACTGGAAAGTTACAGTGGAGACATTGTCAGGATTTCAAAAACAACATATGC CTGCTTAAATTTTGGTCATCAAGATTTCCTGGAACTTGCTGTAGAAGATTTCAATACCCTGCAATGCATACATCGCAAGGAACTGAAAGAGCTTGAAAA ATGGGTCATCGAAAACAAACTGGACAAGTTGAAATTTGCCAGACAGAAGTTAGCGTACTGCTATTTTTCTGCTGCCGCGACCCTAACTTCTCCAGAACTTTGTGATGCTCGCTTATCATGGGCAAAAAATGGGGTACTCACAACCGTGGTTGATGATTTCTTTGATGTTGGAGGATCTGAAGAGGAATTGGTAAACCTTATACAATTGGTGGAAAA GTGGGATGCCAGTGGGGAAGCGGGTTACTGTTCCAAGGAGGTTGAGATTATATTTCTTGCACTTCATAGCACAATTTGTGAAATAGGAGAAAAAGCTTTACCATGGCAAGGACGCAGCGTGACGAGGAATGTTATCGATATT TGGTTGGCTTTGCTCGAGTCAATGAGGAAGGAAGCTGAATGGTTGAAAAATAAGGTAGTGCCATCATTGGATGAGTACATGGAAAATGGCTATGTATCATTTGCTTTGGGGCCTATAGTCCTTCCAACGCTCTACTTTGTTGGACCTAAGCTTCCTGAGGAAATTATTGGAAATTGTGAATACCAGAAGCTCTTTAAGCTGATGAGCACTTCTGGCCGCCTTCTGAATGATACTCGAACTTTTGAT AGAGAGTCCAGTGAAGGGAAACTGAATGCCTTGTCTCTATACTTGATTAGTGCCGGTGGTAAGCTCAGCAAAGAGGAGGCCACTGAAGCAATGAAAGGAGATGTTGATAGGACGAGAAGAGAACTGCTTAGATTAGTTTTGCAGGAGAACAGTACAATTCCAAGAGCTTGTAAGGATTTGTTCTGGAAAATGAGCTGTGTTGTGCATCTATTTTACAGGAAAGATGATGGGTTTACTTCCCATGAGTTGATGAACTCTGCGAAAGCCTTATTCGAACTACCCATGGTTCTGGATGAACTTTTGAACAAAcgaaacacaaaagaaataagttaa
- the LOC103489622 gene encoding ent-kaur-16-ene synthase, chloroplastic isoform X3, whose amino-acid sequence MNLSRPTNLGCFTPSSSASLFPGLDVDTKTKTGALRFEDTKERIQKLFKNVELSVSAYDTAWVAMVPSPNSLNKPLFPECINWVLDHQNPDGSWGILHDHQLVMKATLLSTLACVLTLKRWNIGHDHMSKALSFIKSNIASATDENQRSPVGFDIIFPGMIEYAKDLNLNLPLASMNVDALVQKKELELRSCCSNSEGGKAYLAYVSEGIGKLQDWDMVMQYQRKNGSLFSSPSTTAVAFMHRNDDGCFNYLRSILQKFHSSVPAIYPLDIYARLHMVDSLQKLGIDRHFKDEIRSVLDETYRCWMQGEENIFLDASTCAMAFRMLRVEGYDVSSDQLTQFSEDLFPNCLGGHLKDFGASLELFKASQIIIYPDEFILENINSWTSRFLNHGLSGGSVHSDRTERLVKQECVCMFGMGGPWGKLNRPNTGFNYISCLNFGHQDFLELAVEDFNTLQCIHRKELKELEKWVIENKLDKLKFARQKLAYCYFSAAATLTSPELCDARLSWAKNGVLTTVVDDFFDVGGSEEELVNLIQLVEKWDASGEAGYCSKEVEIIFLALHSTICEIGEKALPWQGRSVTRNVIDIWLALLESMRKEAEWLKNKVVPSLDEYMENGYVSFALGPIVLPTLYFVGPKLPEEIIGNCEYQKLFKLMSTSGRLLNDTRTFDRESSEGKLNALSLYLISAGGKLSKEEATEAMKGDVDRTRRELLRLVLQENSTIPRACKDLFWKMSCVVHLFYRKDDGFTSHELMNSAKALFELPMVLDELLNKRNTKEIS is encoded by the exons CTTCTCTATTCCCTGGATTGGATGTGgacacaaaaacaaaaactgGAGCTTTG CgctttgaagatacaaaagaaagaatccaaaaattgttcaaaaatgTTGAACTTTCAGTTTCTGCATATGATACTGCATGGGTGGCAATGGTCCCTTCTCCAAACTCTCTTAATAAACCTCTTTTTCCGGAGTGCATAAACTGGGTATTAGATCATCAAAACCCTGATGGATCATGGGGCATACTCCATGACCATCAGTTGGTGATGAAAGCCACTCTCTTATCCACATTAGCATGTGTTCTTACTCTTAAACGATGGAATATTGGTCATGATCATATGAGCAAGG CCCTTAGTTTTATCAAGTCTAATATAGCTTCAGCTACTGATGAGAATCAACGTTCTCCTGTGGGATTTGACATAATTTTCCCTGGTATGATTGAGTATGCTAAAGACTTGAATTTGAATCTACCCTTGGCATCAATGAATGTGGATGCTTTGGTTCAAAAGAAAGAGTTGGAGCTTAGAAG CTGCTGTAGCAACTCTGAAGGAGGAAAAGCCTATTTAGCGTATGTTTCAGAAGGAATTGGAAAGTTACAGGACTGGGATATGGTCATGCAATATCAAAGGAAGAACGGATCACTGTTTAGTTCTCCATCCACCACAGCAGTGGCTTTTATGCACAGAAATGATGATGGCTGCTTTAATTACCTTCGCTCAATCTTACAAAAGTTTCATAGTTCAG TTCCCGCAATATATCCTCTTGATATATATGCTCGTTTACACATGGTTGATAGCCTTCAAAAACTGGGGATTGATCGCCATTTCAAAGATGAGATTAGAAGTGTATTAGATGAAACGTACAG ATGTTGGATGCAAGGAGAGGAAAATATATTCCTAGATGCTTCAACTTGTGCAATGGCCTTCCGGATGTTACGTGTTGAAGGATATGATGTTTCTTCAG ATCAATTGACTCAATTCTCAGAAGATCTCTTTCCAAATTGCCTTGGAGGACATTTAAAAGACTTTGGTGCCTCACTAGAGTTATTTAAGGCCTCCCAGATTATCATTTATCCGGATGAGTTTATTCTGGAAAATATAAACTCTTGGACTAGTCGTTTCCTGAATCATGGATTATCTGGTGGTTCGGTTCATTCTGATAGAACTGAGAGACTCGTGAAACAAGAG TGTGTGTGCATGTTCGGGATGGGAGGACCTTGGGGGAAGTTGAACAGACCTAATACTGGATTTAATTATATCAGCTGCTTAAATTTTGGTCATCAAGATTTCCTGGAACTTGCTGTAGAAGATTTCAATACCCTGCAATGCATACATCGCAAGGAACTGAAAGAGCTTGAAAA ATGGGTCATCGAAAACAAACTGGACAAGTTGAAATTTGCCAGACAGAAGTTAGCGTACTGCTATTTTTCTGCTGCCGCGACCCTAACTTCTCCAGAACTTTGTGATGCTCGCTTATCATGGGCAAAAAATGGGGTACTCACAACCGTGGTTGATGATTTCTTTGATGTTGGAGGATCTGAAGAGGAATTGGTAAACCTTATACAATTGGTGGAAAA GTGGGATGCCAGTGGGGAAGCGGGTTACTGTTCCAAGGAGGTTGAGATTATATTTCTTGCACTTCATAGCACAATTTGTGAAATAGGAGAAAAAGCTTTACCATGGCAAGGACGCAGCGTGACGAGGAATGTTATCGATATT TGGTTGGCTTTGCTCGAGTCAATGAGGAAGGAAGCTGAATGGTTGAAAAATAAGGTAGTGCCATCATTGGATGAGTACATGGAAAATGGCTATGTATCATTTGCTTTGGGGCCTATAGTCCTTCCAACGCTCTACTTTGTTGGACCTAAGCTTCCTGAGGAAATTATTGGAAATTGTGAATACCAGAAGCTCTTTAAGCTGATGAGCACTTCTGGCCGCCTTCTGAATGATACTCGAACTTTTGAT AGAGAGTCCAGTGAAGGGAAACTGAATGCCTTGTCTCTATACTTGATTAGTGCCGGTGGTAAGCTCAGCAAAGAGGAGGCCACTGAAGCAATGAAAGGAGATGTTGATAGGACGAGAAGAGAACTGCTTAGATTAGTTTTGCAGGAGAACAGTACAATTCCAAGAGCTTGTAAGGATTTGTTCTGGAAAATGAGCTGTGTTGTGCATCTATTTTACAGGAAAGATGATGGGTTTACTTCCCATGAGTTGATGAACTCTGCGAAAGCCTTATTCGAACTACCCATGGTTCTGGATGAACTTTTGAACAAAcgaaacacaaaagaaataagttaa
- the LOC103489622 gene encoding ent-kaur-16-ene synthase, chloroplastic isoform X2 translates to MNLSRPTNLGCFTPSSSASLFPGLDVDTKTKTGALRFEDTKERIQKLFKNVELSVSAYDTAWVAMVPSPNSLNKPLFPECINWVLDHQNPDGSWGILHDHQLVMKATLLSTLACVLTLKRWNIGHDHMSKALSFIKSNIASATDENQRSPVGFDIIFPGMIEYAKDLNLNLPLASMNVDALVQKKELELRSNSEGGKAYLAYVSEGIGKLQDWDMVMQYQRKNGSLFSSPSTTAVAFMHRNDDGCFNYLRSILQKFHSSVPAIYPLDIYARLHMVDSLQKLGIDRHFKDEIRSVLDETYRCWMQGEENIFLDASTCAMAFRMLRVEGYDVSSDQLTQFSEDLFPNCLGGHLKDFGASLELFKASQIIIYPDEFILENINSWTSRFLNHGLSGGSVHSDRTERLVKQEAVNAFEFPYNSTLERLSNKRALESYSGDIVRISKTTYACLNFGHQDFLELAVEDFNTLQCIHRKELKELEKWVIENKLDKLKFARQKLAYCYFSAAATLTSPELCDARLSWAKNGVLTTVVDDFFDVGGSEEELVNLIQLVEKWDASGEAGYCSKEVEIIFLALHSTICEIGEKALPWQGRSVTRNVIDIWLALLESMRKEAEWLKNKVVPSLDEYMENGYVSFALGPIVLPTLYFVGPKLPEEIIGNCEYQKLFKLMSTSGRLLNDTRTFDRESSEGKLNALSLYLISAGGKLSKEEATEAMKGDVDRTRRELLRLVLQENSTIPRACKDLFWKMSCVVHLFYRKDDGFTSHELMNSAKALFELPMVLDELLNKRNTKEIS, encoded by the exons CTTCTCTATTCCCTGGATTGGATGTGgacacaaaaacaaaaactgGAGCTTTG CgctttgaagatacaaaagaaagaatccaaaaattgttcaaaaatgTTGAACTTTCAGTTTCTGCATATGATACTGCATGGGTGGCAATGGTCCCTTCTCCAAACTCTCTTAATAAACCTCTTTTTCCGGAGTGCATAAACTGGGTATTAGATCATCAAAACCCTGATGGATCATGGGGCATACTCCATGACCATCAGTTGGTGATGAAAGCCACTCTCTTATCCACATTAGCATGTGTTCTTACTCTTAAACGATGGAATATTGGTCATGATCATATGAGCAAGG CCCTTAGTTTTATCAAGTCTAATATAGCTTCAGCTACTGATGAGAATCAACGTTCTCCTGTGGGATTTGACATAATTTTCCCTGGTATGATTGAGTATGCTAAAGACTTGAATTTGAATCTACCCTTGGCATCAATGAATGTGGATGCTTTGGTTCAAAAGAAAGAGTTGGAGCTTAGAAG CAACTCTGAAGGAGGAAAAGCCTATTTAGCGTATGTTTCAGAAGGAATTGGAAAGTTACAGGACTGGGATATGGTCATGCAATATCAAAGGAAGAACGGATCACTGTTTAGTTCTCCATCCACCACAGCAGTGGCTTTTATGCACAGAAATGATGATGGCTGCTTTAATTACCTTCGCTCAATCTTACAAAAGTTTCATAGTTCAG TTCCCGCAATATATCCTCTTGATATATATGCTCGTTTACACATGGTTGATAGCCTTCAAAAACTGGGGATTGATCGCCATTTCAAAGATGAGATTAGAAGTGTATTAGATGAAACGTACAG ATGTTGGATGCAAGGAGAGGAAAATATATTCCTAGATGCTTCAACTTGTGCAATGGCCTTCCGGATGTTACGTGTTGAAGGATATGATGTTTCTTCAG ATCAATTGACTCAATTCTCAGAAGATCTCTTTCCAAATTGCCTTGGAGGACATTTAAAAGACTTTGGTGCCTCACTAGAGTTATTTAAGGCCTCCCAGATTATCATTTATCCGGATGAGTTTATTCTGGAAAATATAAACTCTTGGACTAGTCGTTTCCTGAATCATGGATTATCTGGTGGTTCGGTTCATTCTGATAGAACTGAGAGACTCGTGAAACAAGAG GCAGTTAATGCTTTCGAGTTCCCCTATAATTCAACTCTGGAACGCTTATCAAATAAGCGAGCACTGGAAAGTTACAGTGGAGACATTGTCAGGATTTCAAAAACAACATATGC CTGCTTAAATTTTGGTCATCAAGATTTCCTGGAACTTGCTGTAGAAGATTTCAATACCCTGCAATGCATACATCGCAAGGAACTGAAAGAGCTTGAAAA ATGGGTCATCGAAAACAAACTGGACAAGTTGAAATTTGCCAGACAGAAGTTAGCGTACTGCTATTTTTCTGCTGCCGCGACCCTAACTTCTCCAGAACTTTGTGATGCTCGCTTATCATGGGCAAAAAATGGGGTACTCACAACCGTGGTTGATGATTTCTTTGATGTTGGAGGATCTGAAGAGGAATTGGTAAACCTTATACAATTGGTGGAAAA GTGGGATGCCAGTGGGGAAGCGGGTTACTGTTCCAAGGAGGTTGAGATTATATTTCTTGCACTTCATAGCACAATTTGTGAAATAGGAGAAAAAGCTTTACCATGGCAAGGACGCAGCGTGACGAGGAATGTTATCGATATT TGGTTGGCTTTGCTCGAGTCAATGAGGAAGGAAGCTGAATGGTTGAAAAATAAGGTAGTGCCATCATTGGATGAGTACATGGAAAATGGCTATGTATCATTTGCTTTGGGGCCTATAGTCCTTCCAACGCTCTACTTTGTTGGACCTAAGCTTCCTGAGGAAATTATTGGAAATTGTGAATACCAGAAGCTCTTTAAGCTGATGAGCACTTCTGGCCGCCTTCTGAATGATACTCGAACTTTTGAT AGAGAGTCCAGTGAAGGGAAACTGAATGCCTTGTCTCTATACTTGATTAGTGCCGGTGGTAAGCTCAGCAAAGAGGAGGCCACTGAAGCAATGAAAGGAGATGTTGATAGGACGAGAAGAGAACTGCTTAGATTAGTTTTGCAGGAGAACAGTACAATTCCAAGAGCTTGTAAGGATTTGTTCTGGAAAATGAGCTGTGTTGTGCATCTATTTTACAGGAAAGATGATGGGTTTACTTCCCATGAGTTGATGAACTCTGCGAAAGCCTTATTCGAACTACCCATGGTTCTGGATGAACTTTTGAACAAAcgaaacacaaaagaaataagttaa
- the LOC103489622 gene encoding ent-kaur-16-ene synthase, chloroplastic isoform X4 produces the protein MVPSPNSLNKPLFPECINWVLDHQNPDGSWGILHDHQLVMKATLLSTLACVLTLKRWNIGHDHMSKALSFIKSNIASATDENQRSPVGFDIIFPGMIEYAKDLNLNLPLASMNVDALVQKKELELRSCCSNSEGGKAYLAYVSEGIGKLQDWDMVMQYQRKNGSLFSSPSTTAVAFMHRNDDGCFNYLRSILQKFHSSVPAIYPLDIYARLHMVDSLQKLGIDRHFKDEIRSVLDETYRCWMQGEENIFLDASTCAMAFRMLRVEGYDVSSDQLTQFSEDLFPNCLGGHLKDFGASLELFKASQIIIYPDEFILENINSWTSRFLNHGLSGGSVHSDRTERLVKQEAVNAFEFPYNSTLERLSNKRALESYSGDIVRISKTTYACLNFGHQDFLELAVEDFNTLQCIHRKELKELEKWVIENKLDKLKFARQKLAYCYFSAAATLTSPELCDARLSWAKNGVLTTVVDDFFDVGGSEEELVNLIQLVEKWDASGEAGYCSKEVEIIFLALHSTICEIGEKALPWQGRSVTRNVIDIWLALLESMRKEAEWLKNKVVPSLDEYMENGYVSFALGPIVLPTLYFVGPKLPEEIIGNCEYQKLFKLMSTSGRLLNDTRTFDRESSEGKLNALSLYLISAGGKLSKEEATEAMKGDVDRTRRELLRLVLQENSTIPRACKDLFWKMSCVVHLFYRKDDGFTSHELMNSAKALFELPMVLDELLNKRNTKEIS, from the exons ATGGTCCCTTCTCCAAACTCTCTTAATAAACCTCTTTTTCCGGAGTGCATAAACTGGGTATTAGATCATCAAAACCCTGATGGATCATGGGGCATACTCCATGACCATCAGTTGGTGATGAAAGCCACTCTCTTATCCACATTAGCATGTGTTCTTACTCTTAAACGATGGAATATTGGTCATGATCATATGAGCAAGG CCCTTAGTTTTATCAAGTCTAATATAGCTTCAGCTACTGATGAGAATCAACGTTCTCCTGTGGGATTTGACATAATTTTCCCTGGTATGATTGAGTATGCTAAAGACTTGAATTTGAATCTACCCTTGGCATCAATGAATGTGGATGCTTTGGTTCAAAAGAAAGAGTTGGAGCTTAGAAG CTGCTGTAGCAACTCTGAAGGAGGAAAAGCCTATTTAGCGTATGTTTCAGAAGGAATTGGAAAGTTACAGGACTGGGATATGGTCATGCAATATCAAAGGAAGAACGGATCACTGTTTAGTTCTCCATCCACCACAGCAGTGGCTTTTATGCACAGAAATGATGATGGCTGCTTTAATTACCTTCGCTCAATCTTACAAAAGTTTCATAGTTCAG TTCCCGCAATATATCCTCTTGATATATATGCTCGTTTACACATGGTTGATAGCCTTCAAAAACTGGGGATTGATCGCCATTTCAAAGATGAGATTAGAAGTGTATTAGATGAAACGTACAG ATGTTGGATGCAAGGAGAGGAAAATATATTCCTAGATGCTTCAACTTGTGCAATGGCCTTCCGGATGTTACGTGTTGAAGGATATGATGTTTCTTCAG ATCAATTGACTCAATTCTCAGAAGATCTCTTTCCAAATTGCCTTGGAGGACATTTAAAAGACTTTGGTGCCTCACTAGAGTTATTTAAGGCCTCCCAGATTATCATTTATCCGGATGAGTTTATTCTGGAAAATATAAACTCTTGGACTAGTCGTTTCCTGAATCATGGATTATCTGGTGGTTCGGTTCATTCTGATAGAACTGAGAGACTCGTGAAACAAGAG GCAGTTAATGCTTTCGAGTTCCCCTATAATTCAACTCTGGAACGCTTATCAAATAAGCGAGCACTGGAAAGTTACAGTGGAGACATTGTCAGGATTTCAAAAACAACATATGC CTGCTTAAATTTTGGTCATCAAGATTTCCTGGAACTTGCTGTAGAAGATTTCAATACCCTGCAATGCATACATCGCAAGGAACTGAAAGAGCTTGAAAA ATGGGTCATCGAAAACAAACTGGACAAGTTGAAATTTGCCAGACAGAAGTTAGCGTACTGCTATTTTTCTGCTGCCGCGACCCTAACTTCTCCAGAACTTTGTGATGCTCGCTTATCATGGGCAAAAAATGGGGTACTCACAACCGTGGTTGATGATTTCTTTGATGTTGGAGGATCTGAAGAGGAATTGGTAAACCTTATACAATTGGTGGAAAA GTGGGATGCCAGTGGGGAAGCGGGTTACTGTTCCAAGGAGGTTGAGATTATATTTCTTGCACTTCATAGCACAATTTGTGAAATAGGAGAAAAAGCTTTACCATGGCAAGGACGCAGCGTGACGAGGAATGTTATCGATATT TGGTTGGCTTTGCTCGAGTCAATGAGGAAGGAAGCTGAATGGTTGAAAAATAAGGTAGTGCCATCATTGGATGAGTACATGGAAAATGGCTATGTATCATTTGCTTTGGGGCCTATAGTCCTTCCAACGCTCTACTTTGTTGGACCTAAGCTTCCTGAGGAAATTATTGGAAATTGTGAATACCAGAAGCTCTTTAAGCTGATGAGCACTTCTGGCCGCCTTCTGAATGATACTCGAACTTTTGAT AGAGAGTCCAGTGAAGGGAAACTGAATGCCTTGTCTCTATACTTGATTAGTGCCGGTGGTAAGCTCAGCAAAGAGGAGGCCACTGAAGCAATGAAAGGAGATGTTGATAGGACGAGAAGAGAACTGCTTAGATTAGTTTTGCAGGAGAACAGTACAATTCCAAGAGCTTGTAAGGATTTGTTCTGGAAAATGAGCTGTGTTGTGCATCTATTTTACAGGAAAGATGATGGGTTTACTTCCCATGAGTTGATGAACTCTGCGAAAGCCTTATTCGAACTACCCATGGTTCTGGATGAACTTTTGAACAAAcgaaacacaaaagaaataagttaa
- the LOC103489623 gene encoding inosine-5'-monophosphate dehydrogenase 2: MEDGFAAEKLFNQGFSYTYDDVIFLPHYIDFPTDSVQLATRLTRNISLSIPCVSSPMDTVTETYMASAMAALGGIGIIHSNCPASQQAAMVHAAKARRVPILSNLVFKSPSDRIDSDDDFASSPFILVTESGTSKSKLLGYVSYADWTSQGNKEVKIYDYMVNSGASVPWNYDLGQLDAFLEENKKDFVPLLKDGEVVDVATKSEVERIKSYPKLGVGSVAADGSWLVGASIGTREHDKERLKLLVQAGINVVVLDSSQGNSSYQIDMIKYVKRTYPELDVIGGNVVTMAQAQNLIQAGVDGLRIGMGSGSICTTQEVCAVGRGQATAVYKVSLVASHSGVPVIADGGISNSGHIVKALVLGASTVMMGSFLAGSTEAPGAFETKNGQRVKKYRGMGSLEAMIKGSDARYLGDTATLKIAQGVVGAVADKGSVLKFIPYTMQAVKQGFQDLGASSIKSAHDLLSSKVLRLEVRTGAAQVEGGIHGLVSYEKRSF, translated from the exons ATGGAGGACGGCTTTGCAGCTGAAAAGCTCTTCAATCAGGGATTTTCCTACACCTACGACGATGTCATCTTCCTTCCTCACTACATTGACTTCCCCACTGACTCTGTCCAACTTGCTACCCGACTCACCCGCAATATCTCTCTCTCCATTCCATGCGTTTCTTCCCCCATGGACACCGTCACCGAAACCTACATGGCTTCTGCCATGGCTGCTCTTGGCGGCATCGGTATCATCCATTCCAATTGCCCTGCCTCCCAACAAGCTGCCATGGTTCATGCCGCCAAGGCCCGCCGAGTTCCTATTTTGTCCAATCTTGTTTTCAAGTCCCCATCCGATCGGATTGACTCCGATGACGATTTTGCTTCTTCGCCCTTCATTTTAGTTACAGAGTCAGGTACCTCTAAGTCCAAGCTTTTGGGCTACGTCTCGTACGCGGATTGGACTTCCCAGGGGAACAAGGAAGTAAAAATATATGATTATATGGTTAATTCGGGGGCTTCAGTTCCGTGGAACTATGATTTAGGGCAATTGGACGCGTTTTTGGAGGAAAACAAGAAGGACTTTGTGCCGCTGTTAAAGGACGGCGAAGTTGTGGATGTTGCGACAAAGTCGGAAGTAGAGAGAATCAAGAGTTATCCAAAACTGGGTGTTGGGTCGGTTGCGGCCGATGGTTCCTGGCTGGTGGGGGCTTCGATTGGAACAAGGGAACATGACAAGGAAAGGCTCAAGCTTCTAGTGCAGGCAGGTATAAACGTAGTGGTGTTGGATAGTTCACAGGGTAACTCCAGTTATCAGATTGATATGATAAAGTATGTGAAGCGGACATATCCAGAGTTGGACGTGATTGGGGGAAATGTAGTGACGATGGCACAAGCCCAGAATTTGATTCAAGCTGGAGTTGATGGGTTGCGGATTGGGATGGGTTCTGGATCTATCTGTACTACTCAGGAGGTTTGTGCGGTTGGACGAGGACAG GCGACGGCGGTTTACAAGGTCTCATTAGTTGCTTCGCACAGTGGCGTGCCAGTTATCGCTGATGGTGGAATTTCAAACTCTGGGCATATTGTTAAGGCTTTAGTTCTTGGGGCATCAACGGTAATGATGGGAAGTTTCTTGGCTGGAAGCACCGAGGCCCCTGGGGCCTTCGAAACGAAG AATGGTCAGCGTGTAAAGAAATATCGGGGGATGGGGTCTTTAGAAGCAATGATCAAAGGAAGTGATGCGAGGTACTTGGGGGATACTGCAACCCTTAAGATAGCTCAGGGGGTTGTTGGAGCAGTTGCTGATAAGGGTTCAGTCTTGAAGTTCATACCCTATACCATGCAAGCAGTGAAGCAAGGGTTCCAAGATCTTGGTGCTTCTTCCATCAAATCTGCCCATGACCTCTTAAGCTCAAAGGTTTTAAGGCTAGAG GTCCGTACAGGGGCAGCACAGGTTGAAGGTGGAATTCATGGATTGGTCTCTTATGAAAAgagatctttttaa